The region CTTTTCATATTTACAGATATACTATCATTACTACTAGTACTACTATTTGtctctttattttttttgtccAATTTGATAGTATTACTACCTGTGACTTTATttgaagaatataaattgtcatatttattatttgcataataattatatcCTGTGTTACAATCGACATAAATATCACTACcagaattatttttataattatttttattattgcTATTTTTTGGAACAGAATCTTTTTGACATAATGTGTTACTATCTGGGATACCTTTCATTATAGATTCTATAGATGCCAATATAGTACTTACACTTGTTGAAGAATTATAAGAAGATTCAGTGCAACTTTTTAcattagatatattttcaGATGATTGACATATTCCTTCCATGCTactataataataagaattaacatcttttttaatttttgacacattattattaaaattaactttatcatttttctttatctttgacattatatcttttttatcatctttatttccaattttttcttttaatttatcttttaatttttgtgtattatttaaaataaacatatttcttaatttttGAGTATTAATATTAGAAATGTCATAAACACTATTTACATTTTCAcgtatattattttttaaaacaaaaagaaaagtaATTAGAGCTGCATTCATTTTATTTCCAAAACAACTATCCAAATTATTATGACCACCCTCATcaataaacataaaatatgtattaacCTTCGTTTTAGTTATCATTTCTTCTGTGCCATgatatgataataatttatcttTCTTACCATGTATAAAAAGTATTGGacattttattaaatgaacTTTATCGatattacaaaataaatcataGGGCAGAGTAAATTTTAATCTTAATTTCACACGGTGTATAGATGATAAAGGACATTGTAATACTAAACCTAATAAATCTTTTTTTGTAGCTATATGTACAGATGCAGCAGAACCCAAACTTCTACCATAAGCTATTACACATTCTTTAGATACATTCaattcatttattaaataattatatgcTGCTTCTACGTCGTTATATAAATGAGTTTCTGTTGGATACCCTGTACTCTGACCATAACCACTATAATCATAAGCAAACATATTCAATCCTaatctttttaatttacTTTCAAACTGTGGTACTATATCACCTATATCTTCTGCATTTCCATGActaaataatattgttaaTTCAGCAttgttatttataaatataccACATATAGTACTACCatgttttgtttttataaaatgtaaattCTTCCTATTCTTTGAATAACTGGGTGCGTGCGGTCTGAAGATTAGTTGGTTCAAAGCATTCCCCATGATATATGCATAATAAatcaataaatatataaatatataaatatataaatatatatataaatatatataaatatatatatatatatattttaacctttattatttttttgttataaaTTTATAGATATATGGGCATATGAACAAATCAAAACTAatcttattatatatataaaccTTAGGTctattaatttaaaaaaatattcttataaataaaatataaaaatatatatatatatatatatatttatattgtctaaatattatttttataacaatGTGTTAACATGTATTGGGATTTCTTTAAAAGATTTATCTATttttatagatatatacacacaaaaaaaataatcataatataataaaatgataaataataataaaaatatatatatacatataaacaagtttgtttatattcatatatttttatatgtttaaaaattattcaaaggggttacacaaaaaaatatattattcatacataaacaaatatatatattattttattttacttatttaggaataaatatttacaaatacatattcatatgtgtttatatataaataaataaatataaaaagataaaaaagaaaaattattcacaattattcatatatatatatatatattaatatatactaACGGAACATACaaaacaaattattttttttatatatcgTTAAGAgaatataaacatattagcttaaattaaaatatgaaatacaaaacaaaaaaaaaaaatttataaattaaaaaatatataaacataaaaaaataaataaatatatatatatatgtaatatatacctatattttttattttatttttatattgaCAATGCCAcctttttaaatatatctttgtatattcatatttttttaaatacatacatataaatatataaatatatatataatatataattacatatGCTTTATTTACTAAATAAACATCATTTGGATGTATTATTTAgatcatatttttatgtgtgcactttttttttttataaattattctttcatatatatatatatatatatatatataaaataaataatataatatatatatcatatatatatttttaaacataaaaCATTGGACATAtaaacaagaaaaaaaattcttttgcaatttataaaataattttaaaaagcTTTACATAAGAAGGGTTTTTTGCTTATTCAAGATTTATTATACACACatcttaatatatataaatataaatatatgtatacactttattttttattttcttataacTCCAgatgtatattataaaacatattcatatatatatatatatatatatttttatatatatgtatacaaCTCTACTAAAACCTAAGGctatatcttttaattatatatatatatatatatttatttatttatatcttataaaagaaaaaattcGATAAAATACTGTATGtatgttttataattatctaTAAAAAGGTACAAGAATACTGAGAGAcgaataaataaaaaaatgtatacatgtatcatatataattaaatgtAGAAGTAAAAacttgaaaaaaaaaaataaaataaaaatatttaaataatatatatatatatatatatattaaaaattaagtataaaatattattacattatataaaaaatatatatttgtatgtAACGTTTTTATCTATAAAAGTTGCATTGTTCTTTGAACATATCGACCcaagaaaaaaacaaaaattaaaatataaaatataaaaataaaaataagaacaaggaggaaaaataataaaaaaattaaataaataaatataacaaataattatttcttcAAACTTTTAGATTGTTTTATAATGAAATGGGTTCATATAAAACTCAAccatatattataaaaatgtataattaaaagaaaactg is a window of Plasmodium gaboni strain SY75 chromosome 4, whole genome shotgun sequence DNA encoding:
- a CDS encoding putative alpha/beta hydrolase, with protein sequence MGNALNQLIFRPHAPSYSKNRKNLHFIKTKHGSTICGIFINNNAELTILFSHGNAEDIGDIVPQFESKLKRLGLNMFAYDYSGYGQSTGYPTETHLYNDVEAAYNYLINELNVSKECVIAYGRSLGSAASVHIATKKDLLGLVLQCPLSSIHRVKLRLKFTLPYDLFCNIDKVHLIKCPILFIHGKKDKLLSYHGTEEMITKTKVNTYFMFIDEGGHNNLDSCFGNKMNAALITFLFVLKNNIRENVNSVYDISNINTQKLRNMFILNNTQKLKDKLKEKIGNKDDKKDIMSKIKKNDKVNFNNNVSKIKKDVNSYYYSSMEGICQSSENISNVKSCTESSYNSSTSVSTILASIESIMKGIPDSNTLCQKDSVPKNSNNKNNYKNNSGSDIYVDCNTGYNYYANNKYDNLYSSNKVTGSNTIKLDKKNKETNSSTSSNDSISVNMKSVSSYTLKNKDTQGISNKNNKINSNNKINSNNKINSNNKTNSNSNSSCGSLNNMTSNNNKENGHANTNIATSNIKPNIRIVQTKRNSYKVDKVPRINFDNMKKNITTEQKDSNIVYNNSYELIKEGVYVKKKINNININNNNNISQENSSLIYNNLSNTPTQINQGINNTRYVSYEKAKLFSKEPSPVFINKKHVRKEMNNKLYNILHNNLTFYNFNDFLYTECKDKISINNDNIIMSPIKSEKQKDTTSNMQGGLIKVESFGSASSSSKEVYEHEEITKKEFMD